The Morganella morganii sequence AATGGTTTCAGAGACTGCTTTCGCCACCTGTACCGGTGCCAGCGGCGGGCGGCCCGGACGGTTGCTGTTTTTGCCTGCGGAAGCCCCCGGTTTTCCGGCAGCAGGCGGGGTGGCCGGTGCCGCAGAGTTAAAGTAATGATAGGTGCCGTAACCGGCTGCGCCCAGAAGGAGAACGGCAATCGTAATGCCTGTGCGTTTCTTTCTCTTTTGTACATTATTCATTATGGGATTACTCATCATTCCTTTTTACCCGGTACTGCCGGGGTACGCGTAAGGGCACAAAACAGCCTGAAATATGATGGGGATAGTGTACCGGTAAATCTGATCGTAAAAATGGAAGAATTGTGAAAATAACGTTGATACAGGTAAATATACGTGGTTTCAGCGGAGTCTGCTTTTATGTCAGCCACTTTATCATCCCTTAAGGAAATATTACCGGTTCGGTTTACTCAGTTTATGATGTGCAGTAATATTACGCATTCTTAACAAGCTGATAATACACACTATAATGATGAAAAACAGACTTATTCTTGTCTCTGCACTGCTGTTGTCCGGTTGTTCTTCTGTCTGGGTGGAAGTTCCGGGCGGCTCTGAATACACACGGGCAGAGGCAAATGCCTTCTGTGAACCGGAATCACATAAGCTTTATCCGGTGAAAAATGAAGTTGCTCAGCGCAGTGTGATGCGGGATGTGGAGAAACGCTGCAAAAAAGACGATGACTGCGGTAACAGCAAAACCTACAAAGAGCAGACACCGGTAACGGAAAGTTATGTGATGGATGTGAATGAAGACAGCCGCAACCGCTATTTCTACAGCTGCATGAAAACAAAAGGCTGGGATCGGGAAGACCGCTGGATGTGGGAATAAACAGGGATTTCAGGGCAGATATTGCACTGCCCTGACCAGATATCACTGCTTATTTCTGTGATTTTTGTGCAAATTCCTGTTTGGCTTTCGCTAACTGCGCCTGAAATGCCGGATCGGAATGTAATGTCGCGACAGCGGCTGAACCGACAATCCGCGCGGCATCCACATCACTCTGCCAGTGATAGCCGCAAATCACCCGGCTCTGTCCGAGCTGATAACCCCGTTCCAGAATCGCATCCTGATTTGCCGGGTTCACTTCCGCCAGCACTAATGCCGTTGCCCAGCCGATAGACGTATGACCTGACGGGTAAGATCCGTTGGTGGAGAGTTTTTTCTGATCTTTGGTATTACAGGTTTCTGTGCCGTAAAACGCAAACGGACGGATGCGCATGTAATGTTCTTTGGCGGAGCGGGTGGCAAGGTCACCGGCATCCTCAATCATATTGGTCAGCAGTTTATACAGCTCCGGAGAGTCTTTTTCGGTTATCGGATAGCCGAATGCCCCTGAAAATGCGGTTGCCACCCCCCCTGCGGCCAGGTCAGCATCTGCCTGTGCCTGTTTTCCGCGCTCGGTATTGCGCAGCATACGGCCTTTCTCATACATTGCCTGATCATTTAAAAACTGAATACTGCCGACTTCCGGCGGTGGCGGTAACAGTTTCAGGCTGTCGATAGCCTGTTCATTTTTCAGATAATATAAATCCGGCTTGGTGGTGGCATCGTTGCCTGCCGGGATCGCGGCCAGTGCGGAAAGGGAAAACAGTGAGAACAGACAACCGGCGATAATATTCTTCTTCATGACATCTCCTTATCAGATACAACAGTATTACTCAGAAACCTGTTTGCCAGTGTAGGGCGGAGAGATGCAAATTGATGTTAACTCTTTCAAAAAAGTGTGACGAAACAGACGGAAGACAGGTAAGTATTTTTGATGATGATTTTCAGATAATTTGACAGAAACAGCATGGCTTTTGTTAACGAACGGATAAATAAGACCTGACCGATAGTATTGAAAAAGATAACACACAGATATTATAAGAAAATATAAAGCATTGGGTTTTGTTTTTGCCAGCATATTCTTAACAATTA is a genomic window containing:
- the phoC gene encoding acid phosphatase PhoC, giving the protein MKKNIIAGCLFSLFSLSALAAIPAGNDATTKPDLYYLKNEQAIDSLKLLPPPPEVGSIQFLNDQAMYEKGRMLRNTERGKQAQADADLAAGGVATAFSGAFGYPITEKDSPELYKLLTNMIEDAGDLATRSAKEHYMRIRPFAFYGTETCNTKDQKKLSTNGSYPSGHTSIGWATALVLAEVNPANQDAILERGYQLGQSRVICGYHWQSDVDAARIVGSAAVATLHSDPAFQAQLAKAKQEFAQKSQK